Proteins from one Chthoniobacterales bacterium genomic window:
- the glmS gene encoding glutamine--fructose-6-phosphate transaminase (isomerizing), with the protein MCGIIGYVGPAEAAPILLDGLRRLEYRGYDSAGLALGNNGALEIRKAVGRIQNLADLVAREPVHGHRGISHTRWATHGAVTKENAHPHADQSGNIVLVHNGVIENYQTLREELEREGHTFKSQTDTEVLAHLIGKHAAELGDASAENLVEAVRRALREVQGTYGIAVMHKEVPDLLLGARRGSPLVLGVGRGENFLASDPLALVNHTRDVVYLKDFEIVMLRPDTFQIQSLAGDGRDYEISTVEFDAEEVSKGEYPHFMLKEIYEQASTVRDAMRGRLSAEEATAKLGGLNMSPAQLREVERIVLIGCGTAYHAALTGEYLMETLACLPTEVEVASEFRYRNTPMDKFTLTFVISQSGETADTLAALRESQRKGHRTLGICNNVASTIARESDGGVYMHAGPEIGVAATKSFTSQVTILTLLSLLMGRIRHLSTSDGMRIIGELEKLPEKVERVLKMNPHLPEVAQKYANSHGMLFMGRQFQYPVALEAALKLKEISYMFCSGYPSAELKHGVIALVNPDTPSVFIAPDDALFEKNASNIQEVRARKGPVIGVGTEGHAALEKITDDVLWVPDAPEWLMPVLTVIPLQLLSYQIAVQRGCDVDKPRNLAKSVTVE; encoded by the coding sequence ATGTGCGGAATCATTGGTTATGTCGGTCCCGCGGAAGCGGCGCCCATCCTGTTGGACGGGCTCAGGAGGCTGGAATACCGCGGCTACGACTCCGCGGGTCTTGCGCTCGGCAACAACGGCGCGCTCGAGATCCGAAAAGCCGTGGGCCGCATCCAGAATCTCGCCGATCTGGTCGCCCGCGAACCCGTGCACGGCCACCGCGGGATCAGCCACACACGCTGGGCCACGCACGGCGCGGTAACGAAGGAGAATGCGCATCCGCACGCCGACCAGAGCGGCAACATCGTGCTCGTCCACAACGGCGTGATCGAAAATTACCAGACGCTGCGCGAAGAACTCGAGCGCGAGGGCCACACCTTCAAATCACAGACGGACACCGAAGTCCTCGCCCATCTGATCGGCAAACACGCCGCCGAGTTGGGCGACGCCTCCGCCGAGAACCTCGTCGAGGCGGTGCGCCGTGCGCTGCGTGAAGTCCAAGGCACCTACGGCATCGCCGTCATGCACAAGGAAGTTCCCGACCTTCTCCTTGGCGCGCGTCGCGGAAGCCCGCTGGTGCTCGGGGTCGGACGCGGGGAAAACTTCCTCGCGAGCGATCCCTTGGCGTTGGTCAACCACACGCGTGACGTCGTCTATCTCAAGGATTTCGAGATCGTCATGCTGCGACCCGACACCTTCCAGATCCAGTCGCTGGCGGGGGACGGACGCGACTACGAGATCAGCACGGTCGAGTTCGACGCGGAGGAAGTTTCCAAGGGCGAATACCCGCACTTCATGCTCAAGGAAATCTACGAGCAGGCTTCGACGGTGCGCGATGCCATGCGCGGCCGTTTGTCGGCGGAGGAAGCCACGGCCAAGCTCGGCGGCCTCAACATGTCCCCGGCGCAGTTGCGCGAAGTCGAACGCATCGTCCTCATCGGGTGTGGCACCGCCTACCATGCGGCACTCACGGGGGAATACCTCATGGAAACCCTCGCCTGCCTGCCGACCGAGGTCGAGGTGGCCAGCGAGTTCCGCTACCGGAACACGCCGATGGACAAATTCACGCTCACGTTTGTCATAAGCCAGAGCGGCGAGACGGCCGACACATTGGCGGCCTTGCGCGAGAGCCAGCGCAAAGGGCACCGCACGCTGGGGATCTGCAACAACGTGGCCAGCACCATCGCCCGCGAAAGCGACGGCGGCGTTTACATGCACGCCGGCCCCGAGATCGGCGTGGCCGCGACCAAATCTTTCACCTCGCAAGTCACCATTCTCACGCTTCTTTCGCTTCTCATGGGCCGCATCCGCCATCTCTCGACCTCGGACGGCATGCGCATCATCGGGGAGTTGGAGAAGTTGCCCGAAAAAGTGGAACGCGTCCTCAAGATGAACCCGCATCTGCCCGAAGTTGCGCAGAAATACGCCAACTCCCACGGCATGTTGTTCATGGGCCGCCAGTTCCAATATCCGGTGGCGCTCGAGGCCGCGCTCAAGCTCAAGGAAATCAGCTACATGTTCTGCTCGGGCTACCCCAGCGCCGAGTTGAAGCACGGCGTCATCGCCCTGGTCAACCCCGACACGCCTTCGGTCTTCATTGCTCCGGACGATGCGCTCTTCGAGAAAAACGCCAGCAACATCCAGGAAGTGCGCGCGCGCAAGGGACCGGTCATCGGTGTGGGCACCGAAGGCCACGCCGCGTTGGAAAAAATCACCGATGATGTCCTCTGGGTTCCCGACGCGCCCGAGTGGCTCATGCCCGTGCTCACGGTCATTCCGCTGCAGTTGCTCTCTTACCAAATCGCCGTTCAGCGCGGTTGCGATGTGGATAAACCGCGCAACCTCGCCAAGAGCGTGACCGTGGAATAA
- a CDS encoding DUF4339 domain-containing protein, producing MNPNENISREGPAVPIQPPRPQESLLRRGDQSASKRKAGEPEIYLSWGGTVYGPAAPDDVRAGVRASYYDESTTFWHEGMDEWRPLGEFPENFAAKTSSRPGPRPGPGPKAESSAHREKKRGRSKPAKPPKPRAAVNYGLWIVLLFCLLAIGATVGIILLLMLV from the coding sequence TTGAACCCCAACGAAAACATTTCCCGGGAAGGCCCGGCGGTTCCGATCCAGCCGCCGCGTCCACAAGAGTCGTTGCTGCGCCGGGGAGACCAAAGTGCGTCCAAGCGCAAAGCAGGCGAACCGGAAATCTACCTTTCCTGGGGTGGCACGGTTTACGGTCCTGCGGCGCCGGATGATGTCCGCGCAGGGGTGCGCGCGTCGTATTACGACGAAAGCACGACGTTTTGGCACGAAGGAATGGACGAGTGGCGTCCGCTGGGGGAATTCCCCGAAAATTTCGCCGCGAAAACTTCGTCGCGGCCCGGACCCAGACCCGGGCCCGGCCCCAAAGCCGAATCCTCTGCGCACCGCGAAAAAAAACGCGGGCGCTCAAAACCGGCAAAACCTCCGAAGCCGCGTGCGGCGGTGAACTACGGACTCTGGATCGTGCTTCTTTTCTGCCTGCTCGCGATAGGCGCGACGGTCGGGATCATCCTTTTGCTGATGCTTGTTTGA
- a CDS encoding Rrf2 family transcriptional regulator, with amino-acid sequence MKVSKRGEYALRALIDLGMAAELGRPLLRAQEIVARENLPKGFLDQILMQLRKAGFIGTKRGKHGGYFLAKPMDSISFGQVIRLIDGPLAPIRCVSQSKYEKCSCPDENTCGLRMVMLDVRNAIAGILDRHTLADAVRCSLDKMRTCGTKLPYAEN; translated from the coding sequence GTGAAAGTTTCCAAACGTGGAGAATACGCGCTGCGGGCGCTCATCGATCTCGGCATGGCCGCCGAGCTGGGCCGCCCTTTGCTCCGCGCTCAGGAGATAGTAGCGCGCGAAAACCTGCCGAAAGGCTTTCTCGACCAGATTCTCATGCAGCTACGCAAGGCGGGGTTCATCGGCACCAAACGCGGAAAGCACGGCGGCTACTTCCTCGCCAAACCGATGGATAGCATCTCCTTCGGCCAAGTGATCCGGCTCATCGACGGCCCCCTCGCCCCCATCCGCTGCGTCAGTCAAAGCAAATACGAAAAATGTTCCTGCCCGGACGAAAACACATGCGGATTGCGCATGGTCATGCTCGACGTGCGGAACGCCATCGCCGGAATTCTCGACCGTCACACACTCGCCGATGCGGTGCGGTGCTCGCTGGACAAAATGCGAACCTGCGGAACGAAGTTGCCCTACGCCGAAAATTGA
- a CDS encoding sugar porter family MFS transporter produces MTQSNASRPAGEQNLAQVLLISCVAAIGGFLFGFDSGVINGTVDALQAAFQSSSVGSGFNVASMLLGCAAGALVAGPVADKLGRRIVMLITAILFGVSAWGSGISQSSAEFVVYRLLGGFAVGAASILCPAYISEVAPAALRGRLASLQQLAIVLGLFVSFLSNYLIAHAAGGAAGEFWFGFEAWQWMFWAEAVPSLIFLGSLMFIPESPRYLVAAGKLTAAREVLVRLGTTADPDLMVEEIKKTLRAGHKPRVSDVYDKAARRIHPIVWVGMGLAAFQQLVGINVVFYYGAVLWQAAGFSEARALMINVISGAVNIGSTLVAIALVDRLGRKPLLVFGSAGMAVMLGILAWIFASAGLDAAGRLQLPAREGTVALIAANAYIFCFGVSWGPVMWVMLGEMFSNQFRGAALSLSGFVQWMSNFAITITFPMLLAGFGLGGAYGLYTFFALLSGVFVVFLIRETKGKSLEEM; encoded by the coding sequence ATGACACAATCAAACGCATCCCGCCCCGCAGGGGAGCAAAACCTCGCGCAAGTCCTGCTTATCTCCTGCGTAGCGGCCATCGGCGGCTTCCTCTTCGGTTTCGACAGCGGCGTCATCAATGGCACGGTCGACGCGCTGCAAGCCGCCTTCCAATCCTCGAGCGTCGGTTCGGGATTCAACGTCGCCTCGATGTTGCTCGGATGCGCGGCCGGAGCACTCGTGGCGGGCCCGGTCGCGGACAAGCTCGGCCGCCGGATCGTGATGCTGATCACCGCAATCTTGTTCGGCGTGAGCGCTTGGGGATCGGGGATCTCGCAAAGCTCCGCGGAATTCGTCGTTTACCGTCTGTTGGGAGGGTTTGCGGTCGGCGCCGCGAGCATTCTTTGCCCCGCTTACATCAGCGAGGTGGCGCCCGCGGCCCTGCGTGGGCGTCTGGCGTCGCTCCAGCAACTGGCCATAGTCCTCGGGCTGTTCGTGTCGTTTCTGAGCAATTACCTGATCGCGCATGCAGCCGGCGGAGCGGCGGGCGAATTTTGGTTCGGCTTCGAGGCATGGCAGTGGATGTTCTGGGCCGAGGCGGTGCCTTCGTTGATTTTTCTCGGATCCCTGATGTTCATCCCCGAATCCCCGCGTTATTTGGTCGCCGCAGGCAAACTCACGGCCGCGCGTGAAGTCCTTGTGCGGCTCGGCACAACAGCGGACCCCGACTTGATGGTGGAGGAAATCAAAAAAACGCTCAGAGCCGGGCACAAACCCCGTGTCTCCGACGTTTATGACAAAGCTGCCCGCCGCATCCACCCCATCGTCTGGGTCGGAATGGGTCTGGCGGCCTTCCAGCAACTGGTGGGCATCAATGTTGTGTTTTACTACGGCGCCGTGCTCTGGCAGGCCGCGGGATTTTCCGAGGCCCGCGCACTCATGATCAATGTGATCAGCGGGGCGGTGAACATCGGCTCGACGTTGGTGGCCATTGCTCTCGTTGACCGTCTCGGCCGCAAGCCCCTCCTTGTTTTCGGCTCGGCGGGCATGGCGGTCATGCTCGGAATCCTCGCATGGATTTTCGCCTCGGCAGGCTTGGATGCGGCGGGACGATTGCAGTTGCCGGCGCGCGAGGGCACGGTCGCCCTGATCGCTGCCAATGCCTACATTTTCTGCTTCGGGGTTTCCTGGGGCCCGGTGATGTGGGTGATGCTGGGTGAAATGTTCTCCAACCAATTCCGTGGCGCGGCGCTCTCGCTCAGCGGGTTTGTGCAATGGATGTCCAATTTCGCCATCACGATCACCTTCCCTATGCTGCTCGCTGGCTTCGGACTCGGTGGCGCCTACGGCCTCTACACGTTCTTCGCGCTGCTGTCCGGCGTCTTCGTGGTTTTCCTGATCCGCGAAACCAAGGGAAAATCCCTCGAGGAAATGTAA
- a CDS encoding argininosuccinate synthase → MKIVCAYSGGLDTSVLLQWLKETYSAEVIAFCANIGQEEELDGLEAKALRTGATRCFVDDLQDEFARDFIYPMFRAGALYEGQYFLGTSIARPLIAKRMVEIAREEGAQAVAHGATGKGNDQVRFELAAAALAPDLEVIAPWRQERFREKFPGRAEMIAYAEAHGIPVPVTAKKPYSMDRNLLHISFESGILEDPWFDAGGAENKDMFRLSVSPEDAPDKAEHVVLRFEKGDCIGLEGDGVAGALKELGHQPDGNRLSPLVVMKVLNKLGGKHGIGRVDMVENRFVGMKSRGVYETPGGAILHFAHRQMESLTMDREAMHLRDSLIPQYSTLVYNGFWFAPERMALQALVEETQKNVTGEVRVKLYKGNVIAAGRRSGLSLYNPHMATMEADPTQAYNQSDATGFIRLNALRLKVAAAVGKGGLKQASAKG, encoded by the coding sequence ATGAAAATCGTATGTGCGTATTCGGGCGGTCTCGACACGTCGGTGCTGCTGCAGTGGCTGAAGGAAACTTATTCGGCGGAGGTGATTGCGTTCTGCGCGAACATCGGGCAGGAGGAAGAACTGGATGGCTTGGAAGCCAAGGCCCTGCGCACGGGTGCCACGCGATGCTTTGTCGATGACCTGCAGGACGAGTTCGCCCGCGATTTTATCTACCCCATGTTCCGCGCCGGCGCGCTTTACGAGGGGCAATATTTTCTCGGGACGAGCATTGCTCGCCCGCTCATCGCCAAGCGCATGGTTGAGATCGCGCGGGAGGAGGGGGCGCAGGCGGTTGCCCACGGCGCCACGGGCAAAGGCAACGACCAAGTGCGTTTCGAGCTGGCTGCTGCGGCGCTTGCTCCGGACTTGGAGGTCATCGCACCGTGGCGCCAGGAGCGGTTCCGCGAGAAATTTCCCGGCCGTGCCGAAATGATCGCCTACGCGGAAGCCCACGGGATTCCTGTCCCGGTGACGGCGAAAAAGCCCTATTCGATGGATCGCAATCTGCTGCACATCAGTTTCGAGAGCGGCATCCTCGAAGACCCGTGGTTCGACGCCGGTGGCGCGGAAAACAAAGATATGTTCCGCTTGAGCGTGTCGCCCGAGGATGCTCCCGACAAAGCAGAGCACGTGGTCCTGCGATTCGAGAAAGGAGATTGCATCGGGCTGGAGGGCGACGGTGTCGCGGGCGCACTGAAGGAACTCGGCCACCAGCCGGACGGCAACCGTTTGAGTCCGCTTGTGGTCATGAAGGTCCTCAACAAGCTCGGCGGCAAGCACGGCATCGGGCGGGTGGACATGGTGGAGAACCGGTTTGTCGGCATGAAGAGCCGCGGTGTTTACGAGACACCCGGCGGCGCGATCCTGCACTTTGCGCACCGTCAGATGGAGTCGCTGACCATGGACCGCGAGGCGATGCACCTGCGCGACTCGCTCATTCCGCAATACAGCACCTTGGTTTACAACGGGTTCTGGTTCGCTCCCGAACGAATGGCTTTGCAGGCGCTGGTGGAAGAAACGCAAAAGAACGTCACCGGCGAGGTGCGGGTGAAGCTTTACAAAGGCAACGTGATCGCCGCGGGACGCCGCAGCGGGCTTAGCCTCTACAATCCCCACATGGCCACGATGGAGGCCGATCCGACGCAGGCATACAATCAGTCGGACGCCACGGGGTTCATCCGCCTCAACGCGCTGCGGCTCAAAGTCGCAGCCGCCGTCGGCAAAGGCGGCCTCAAACAAGCATCAGCAAAAGGATGA
- a CDS encoding glucose-1-phosphate adenylyltransferase, whose translation MPDKTPPQVASALGRTLGIIMGGGAGKRLFPLTKDRAKPAVPLGGKYRLVDIPISNCLNAGVRDIYVLTQFNTASLHQHISRTYKFDIFSAGSFVEILAAQQTTGGAGWYQGTADAVRQNLSYFLEKPWDYFLILSGDQLYQMDFRELMAAHLAAQADVTIATLPVERSEAEGFGIMHTDEDRRITRFVEKPKEPALLESLRIPARLSAELGLPAGAERYQASMGIYLFNRDVLARCLANNFEDFGKHVIPAAIKDCRVQAHIFQGYWEDIGTIRAFFEANLALAEIEPPFSFYRPGATVYSRPRFLPASKINSATINRAVVSDGCIITGSSLDGCVVGIRSIIESDCVLQNVVMMGADFYEAESVAPAGAPPIGIGRNSTIRDTIVDKNARIGERVVISPEGKPSEMDGDNFYIRDGIVIIPKNAVVPDGSWI comes from the coding sequence ATGCCCGACAAGACCCCTCCCCAAGTTGCCTCGGCACTCGGACGCACTCTCGGGATCATCATGGGCGGCGGTGCGGGCAAGAGACTTTTCCCACTCACCAAAGACCGCGCCAAACCGGCCGTGCCTCTCGGCGGGAAATACCGCTTGGTGGACATCCCGATCAGCAACTGCCTGAACGCGGGCGTGCGCGACATCTATGTGCTGACGCAATTCAACACCGCGTCGCTGCACCAGCACATCAGCCGCACCTACAAATTCGACATTTTCAGCGCCGGAAGTTTCGTCGAGATCCTCGCCGCGCAGCAGACGACGGGCGGAGCAGGATGGTATCAAGGCACGGCGGACGCGGTGCGCCAGAACCTTTCCTACTTCCTCGAAAAGCCGTGGGATTATTTTCTCATCCTCAGCGGCGACCAGCTTTATCAAATGGACTTCCGCGAGCTGATGGCGGCGCATCTTGCCGCGCAGGCGGATGTGACCATCGCCACCTTGCCGGTGGAACGCAGCGAGGCGGAGGGGTTCGGCATCATGCACACGGACGAGGACCGGCGGATCACGCGTTTCGTTGAAAAGCCGAAAGAGCCGGCGCTGCTCGAGAGCCTGCGGATCCCGGCGCGCCTGTCGGCCGAACTCGGACTGCCCGCGGGTGCGGAACGCTATCAGGCCTCGATGGGTATCTACCTTTTCAACCGCGACGTCCTGGCCCGATGCCTCGCCAACAACTTCGAGGATTTCGGCAAGCATGTCATTCCCGCGGCGATCAAGGACTGCCGCGTGCAGGCGCACATTTTCCAGGGCTACTGGGAGGACATCGGGACGATCCGCGCGTTTTTCGAGGCCAATCTTGCACTGGCCGAAATCGAACCGCCCTTCAGCTTTTACCGGCCCGGCGCCACGGTTTATTCGAGGCCGCGCTTCCTGCCGGCGAGCAAGATCAACAGCGCAACCATCAACCGCGCCGTGGTTTCCGACGGCTGCATCATCACGGGCTCGTCCCTCGACGGCTGCGTGGTCGGGATCCGGAGCATCATCGAATCGGACTGCGTCCTGCAGAATGTCGTGATGATGGGCGCGGATTTCTACGAGGCCGAATCAGTCGCGCCCGCGGGTGCCCCGCCCATCGGCATCGGGCGCAATTCGACCATCCGCGACACAATCGTGGACAAAAACGCGCGCATCGGGGAACGCGTGGTGATCAGCCCCGAGGGCAAACCTTCCGAGATGGACGGCGACAATTTCTACATCCGCGACGGCATCGTCATCATCCCCAAGAATGCGGTAGTCCCGGACGGCTCCTGGATCTGA
- a CDS encoding lipocalin family protein yields the protein MKKWILPALVAGGLLCSCSTLPPPTTVGSVDLARYCGTWHEIEAFPNVFQRGCQGSTATYTALPDGKIRVVNSCVRNGKTVSVTGTATPVPGSNNSRLKVRFFGPFAGDYWILDLDKNYRWVAVGHPNRQYLWILARTPNLDSATLARIRTRLAAQGYDISRLVASAEAPDREAL from the coding sequence ATGAAAAAATGGATTCTTCCGGCTCTTGTCGCCGGAGGTCTTCTGTGCTCATGCAGCACACTACCCCCGCCGACCACCGTGGGCTCGGTTGACCTCGCCCGCTACTGCGGCACATGGCACGAGATCGAGGCGTTCCCCAATGTCTTCCAGCGCGGTTGCCAAGGTTCCACGGCAACCTACACGGCTTTGCCGGACGGGAAAATTCGCGTCGTCAATTCTTGCGTCCGCAACGGAAAAACGGTTTCCGTCACAGGAACGGCGACTCCCGTGCCGGGCAGCAACAACAGCCGGCTGAAAGTGCGTTTCTTCGGTCCGTTCGCCGGTGACTATTGGATTCTCGATCTGGACAAAAACTACCGATGGGTCGCGGTCGGACACCCGAACCGCCAATACCTCTGGATTCTTGCCCGCACTCCGAATCTCGACTCCGCAACGCTCGCACGCATACGCACGCGGCTTGCTGCGCAGGGCTATGACATAAGCCGGCTCGTGGCGTCCGCCGAAGCCCCCGATCGCGAAGCACTTTGA